The DNA segment TCTCAGCAGCCCGCGGTTTTTACCAATCACCCGGCTGCGGCCCTGATCTTCAAAACTGACTTCACCCACCGCGTAATGGCCGCGGCAACGTTCATCCACCTGCTGTATTGTCAGCCCCACCGAAGCGATCTGCGGGTCGGTAAACACCACCGCCAACGGCACCTTGCGCAAACCTGCGCGAACATCCGGGTAACGGCCGGCGTTGTCGCCAGCAATGCGGCCTTCATCAGCGGCTTCGTGCAGCAAAGGCGCTTCGTTGTTAACGTCGCCAACGATGAATATATGGCTGTCACCACAGCGCAGAGTGTAACCGTTGAACACCGGTATGCCTTGGTCATCCAATTGCAGATCCGCGTTTTGTATGTCCAGCCCGTCAATATTCGGGCGCCGACCGGTAGCTGCCAGCAGGCAGTCAAATTCTTCGGTCACGATCTTACCGTCGGCGGTTTTAAAGCTTATGGAGACACCCTCGGCACTGCGCGCAACTGCCGTGACATCGGCGTCGGGGTCCAGCGGGAACTCGCGGTTAAAGGTTTTTAGCGCGTAGTCCCGCAACTGCGGATCTTGCAGCGACCCCAGGCTTCCACCCACGCCAAACATGCGAATGCGCACACCCAGCCGAGCCAGTGCCTGGCCCAACTCCAGGCCAATGACTCCGGGACCAAATACCGCCGCCGAGGCCGGTAAATCATGCCAGTCAAACAAATCGTCATTGACCACCAGGCGGTCTCCGGCTTCTTTCAAAAACCCGGGAATATGGGGGCGCGAACCGGTCGCGATGACGATGCGCTCAGCTGTCACTTCGGTATGGTCACCCACCATTAACCGGTGCGGCGATGCAAAACGCACATTGCCGTGCAGCCGATCTTGCTCAGGATAGTTTTCTGCAGACTTAACAACCGATGCAACAAACCGATCCCGCTC comes from the Marinobacter psychrophilus genome and includes:
- a CDS encoding dihydrolipoyl dehydrogenase; this encodes MKQRKVKVAIIGAGTAGMVAYQRARKHTDSVLLIEGKQYGTTCARVGCMPSKLLIAAADAAHAARSTGLFGITCPTVAVDGEAVMARVRSERDRFVASVVKSAENYPEQDRLHGNVRFASPHRLMVGDHTEVTAERIVIATGSRPHIPGFLKEAGDRLVVNDDLFDWHDLPASAAVFGPGVIGLELGQALARLGVRIRMFGVGGSLGSLQDPQLRDYALKTFNREFPLDPDADVTAVARSAEGVSISFKTADGKIVTEEFDCLLAATGRRPNIDGLDIQNADLQLDDQGIPVFNGYTLRCGDSHIFIVGDVNNEAPLLHEAADEGRIAGDNAGRYPDVRAGLRKVPLAVVFTDPQIASVGLTIQQVDERCRGHYAVGEVSFEDQGRSRVIGKNRGLLRVYGEHGSGLFMGAEMFGPAAEHIAHLLAWSAQRRMTVSEMLEMPFYHPVIEEGLRSALQDLSRKLSMGPAADSNCMDCGPGV